The Candidatus Tumulicola sp. genome contains a region encoding:
- a CDS encoding glycine zipper domain-containing protein, which yields MTVRNIVAAATLVATFASTALAASAQQATLYAGAILYGQLNQSLSTGSAHVGDPFSLTVVPPYPNGDPGFQGATISGVVTKVQRAGQGSNPEIVIVPQYIRMYDGTVVGIHGSVTSIAAQKSTSGTAAKAAVGALAGMLIGNAIGKTVFHSNAGGAIGLIGGAMIGANNKTNFDVPQGAGATVQLDQTVTLRRQSTHY from the coding sequence ATGACGGTTCGAAACATCGTAGCGGCGGCGACCTTGGTCGCGACGTTCGCAAGCACCGCGTTGGCTGCATCGGCGCAGCAAGCGACGCTGTACGCCGGAGCGATCCTGTACGGCCAACTGAATCAGAGCTTAAGCACGGGCTCGGCGCACGTCGGCGATCCGTTCAGCCTGACCGTCGTGCCGCCGTATCCGAACGGCGACCCCGGTTTTCAGGGAGCGACCATCAGCGGCGTCGTGACCAAAGTACAGCGCGCCGGCCAAGGCAGCAATCCCGAGATCGTGATCGTACCGCAGTACATTCGCATGTACGATGGAACGGTCGTCGGCATCCACGGCAGCGTCACGAGCATCGCGGCGCAGAAGAGTACGAGCGGAACGGCCGCCAAGGCCGCCGTCGGCGCGTTGGCGGGCATGCTGATCGGCAACGCCATCGGCAAGACGGTATTCCATAGCAACGCGGGCGGCGCCATCGGCCTGATCGGCGGCGCCATGATCGGCGCCAACAACAAGACCAACTTCGACGTTCCGCAAGGCGCGGGTGCGACGGTACAGCTCGATCAAACGGTAA